One genomic segment of Chitinibacter sp. FCG-7 includes these proteins:
- the dtd gene encoding D-aminoacyl-tRNA deacylase, translating into MRILIQRVSSAQVTVAQHVIGKIDHGLLLLLGVTHTDTTADIELLANKISNLRIFDDEQGVMNRSVIDVAGEVLAVSQFTLYASCKKGNRPSWSAAAPGAISEPLFEQFVATLAQKLGRPVATGQFGADMQVSLTNNGPVTIWLDSKQPD; encoded by the coding sequence ATGCGTATTCTCATTCAGCGGGTTAGTTCGGCTCAGGTTACTGTTGCACAGCATGTCATCGGCAAAATTGACCACGGCTTGCTACTACTGCTGGGCGTCACTCATACGGACACCACCGCAGACATTGAACTGCTGGCTAATAAAATTAGTAACTTACGCATTTTTGACGATGAACAGGGGGTCATGAACCGTTCGGTCATTGATGTCGCAGGCGAAGTACTGGCGGTGAGTCAATTTACCTTGTACGCCAGCTGCAAAAAAGGCAATCGCCCCAGCTGGAGTGCCGCCGCACCGGGTGCCATCAGCGAACCTTTATTCGAGCAATTTGTAGCCACACTGGCGCAAAAACTGGGGCGTCCCGTCGCCACCGGGCAGTTTGGTGCCGATATGCAGGTCTCGTTGACCAATAACGGGCCAGTTACCATCTGGCTGGACTCGAAGCAACCTGATTAA